A genomic window from Prunus persica cultivar Lovell chromosome G2, Prunus_persica_NCBIv2, whole genome shotgun sequence includes:
- the LOC18787034 gene encoding protein ENHANCED DISEASE RESISTANCE 4 gives MGDSAKVRLVRCPKCENLLPELADYSVYQCGGCGAVLGANKKRQEGDTLSMKSDEERVGGVSAKSDDSDNKGIVVLTDASDTDVKSSDGSLRFDLGDLEKEDVKTAEICTKQAKETTDNGAVEDGVGMSVERDELSNALGREHGDLNVELSSMSESRRSGWMADWQTWENGERERYRRHPRIDVEGMRSSTSNYPDEGPSNYHLGSSHRGGEPLRNTNDPNGANRVLYLEQDRAELLKKLDELRDQLSRSCNLVDKPKEKAPHEGGMVPPDPYGSSDASYPGASSGANRASMQYFGPSKHVTGHSHFNHFPEPYPYTNGREMPMPSFSPSMHNSNHFPGYGDPFGSQMLSGPPHPFPRQYQQPSHPYFSGQYAENSPDPYELYPHSATFHHPTCPCFYCYDKHRRASVPVPSTAFHNKRFPDFPNNPMLAQPENPGMIGPYDHNKPRTAIPPPFHVSQAHTRRPSDQPHTRWPNDLNSHMDSFAHSRPERVVLASGGRRCLPFSGGAPFVTCNNCFELLQLPKRVLIGEKNQQKMRCGACSTVIDFSVSNKKLVLSHHAEAQQNPSEVNISSNEVVKDSTSHSHGRVTRVYAHFSSDDYDNSGYDFHSIDREPVLPSTAPSSTTGKPHEMQSFHSSSPSTSEDDCNPEAPIAPKEFTNSIQQPTKATFSPPPPGSPLQEHFEFSSNSHVINRLGKGNRSSRSDQEKVKPNKVNSRQNSLKETSLATEMEVSFNEYSNTGVSQDSWDANKEEDQPRTNKGSESFITNFIKKSFRDFSKSNQTNEHGRSNVSVNGQLIADRVLKKAEKMAGTVHPGQYWYDFRAGFWGVMGGPGLGMIPPFIEEFNYPMPQNCAGGDTGIFVNGRELHQKDLDLLSSRGLPTTRDRSYIIEISGRVLDEDTGEELDCLGKLAPTVEKVKRGFGMKLPRAAA, from the exons ATGGGGGACTCAGCTAAAGTGAGGTTGGTTCGGTGCCCAAAATGTGAGAATCTTCTCCCCGAGCTTGCTGATTACTCTGTTTATCAgtgtggtggttgtggtgctGTTCTAGGAG CTAACAAGAAAAGGCAAGAGGGGGATACTTTGTCCATGAAGTCGGACGAAGAAAGGGTTGGAGGAGTTTCTGCTAAATCAGATGATTCAGATAATAAAGGAATAGTTGTTTTGACTGATGCCTCTGATACTGATGTTAAGTCAAGTGATGGCTCTTTGAGGTTTGATCTCGGGGATTTAGAGAAGGAAGATGTTAAAACTGCTGAAATCTGTACGAAGCAAGCCAAAGAGACGACTGATAACGGAGCTGTCGAGGATGGCGTAGGTATGAGCGTGGAAAGAGATGAATTGAGCAATGCATTGGGAAGAGAGCATGGAGATTTGAATGTGGAATTGAGTTCCATGAGTGAAAGCCGAAGATCAGGATGGATGGCAGATTGGCAAACTTGGGAGAATGGTGAAAGGGAGCGGTATCGAAGACATCCAAGAATTGATGTTGAAGGTATGAGGtcttcaacttcaaattatcCAGATGAGGGTCCATCAAATTATCATTTGGGTTCTTCTCATAGGGGTGGGGAACCATTGAGGAATACTAATGACCCAAATGGGGCAAACAGAGTTCTGTACCTCGAACAAGACCGAGCTGAGCTTCTAAAGAAGCTGGATGAGCTAAGGGATCAACTTAGCCGGTCTTGTAATTTGGTTGATAAACCGAAAGAGAAAGCTCCCCATGAAGGGGGGATGGTTCCTCCAGATCCTTATGGTAGTTCTGACGCTTCATACCCAGGAGCTTCTTCAGGGGCAAATAGGGCTTCAATGCAGTACTTTGGACCTAGTAAACATGTCACAGGACACTCTCATTTCAATCATTTTCCTGAGCCATATCCCTACACCAATGGGCGTGAAATGCCTATGCCTAGCTTTTCTCCTTCCATGCATAATTCAAACCATTTTCCTGGGTATGGGGATCCTTTTGGATCCCAAATGCTCAGTGGACCTCCTCATCCCTTTCCCAGGCAATACCAGCAACCATCTCATCCATACTTTTCTGGACAGTATGCTGAAAACAGTCCTGATCCTTATGAGCTTTACCCACATAGTGCAACATTTCACCATCCTACTTGCCCTTGTTTCTATTGCTATGACAAACACAGAAGAGCTTCAGTGCCAGTTCCATCCACTGCTTTTCACAATAAAAGATTCCCTGATTTCCCTAACAATCCCATGTTGGCCCAGCCTGAAAATCCTGGGATGATTGGTCCATATGATCACAACAAACCTAGGACTGCAATTCCTCCACCCTTTCACGTGTCACAAGCCCATACAAGACGCCCAAGTGACCAACCCCATACAAGATGGCCAAATGACCTTAACTCCCACATGGACAGTTTTGCTCATTCCCGTCCAGAGAGGGTGGTGCTAGCCAGTGGTGGCCGCCGATGTCTTCCATTTTCTGGTGGTGCTCCATTTGTAACATGCAATAATTGCTTTGAACTTCTGCAGCTGCCCAAGAGAGTACTTATTGGGGAAAAGAATCAACAGAAAATGCGATGCGGGGCTTGTTCAACAGTAATCGATTTTTCTGTTTCCAATAAGAAACTTGTCCTTTCCCATCACGCAGAAGCACAGCAAAATCCATCAGAGGTTAATATTAGCTCGAATGAGGTGGTCAAAGATAGTACTTCACATTCCCATGGTCGTGTCACCCGGGTCTATGCTCATTTCTCTTCTGATGATTATGATAATTCTGGTTATGATTTTCATTCAATAGATAGAGAACCTGTTTTACCGTCCACAGCCCCAAGTTCAACAACAGGCAAGCCTCATGAGATGCAAAGCTTTCATTCTTCATCTCCAAGTACCTCTGAGGATGACTGCAATCCGGAAGCTCCAATTGCTCCAAAAGAATTCACAAATTCTATTCAGCAGCCAACCAAAGCCACTTTTTCTCCTCCACCTCCTGGTTCACCTCTACAGGAGCATTTTGAATTCTCATCTAACAGTCACGTGATAAACCGACTTGGGAAGGGAAACCGAAGTAGTCGCTCAGATCAAGAGAAGGTAAAACCAAATAAGGTTAACTCGCGACAAAATTCGTTGAAAGAGACATCACTAGCAACTGAGATGGAGGTATCATTTAATGAGTACTCTAACACTGGGGTTTCCCAAGATTCTTGGGAcgcaaacaaagaagaagatcagCCAAGAACCAACAAAGGGAGTGAATCATTTATTACCAACTTTATTAAGAAAAGCTTTAGGGATTtttccaaatcaaatcaaacaaatgagCATGGGAGAAGCAATGTTTCAGTTAATGGGCAATTAATAGCGGATCGTGTGCTTAAGAAGGCTGAAAAGATGGCGGGAACAGTCCACCCTGGACAATATTG gTATGATTTCCGAGCTGGATTCTGGGGTGTCATGGGTGGGCCTGGTCTTGGCATGATTCCT cCATTTATTGAAGAATTCAATTATCCCATGCCTCAGAACTGTGCTGGTGGAGATACTGGTATCTTTGTGAATGGAAGAGAGCTTCACCAAAAAGATTTAGATTTGCTGTCCAGTAGAGGACTTCCCACAACCAGAGATAGATCTTACATCATAGAGATCTCGGGGAGAGTCCTAGATGAGGACACCGGTGAAGAGCTTGATTGTCTTGGCAAGCTTGCCCCAAC GGTTGAGAAGGTAAAAAGGGGATTTGGCATGAAGCTTCCAAGAGCTGCTGCATAA
- the LOC18786816 gene encoding protein trichome birefringence-like 25, whose protein sequence is MLKEMRFESKPVSSFHKHNRLLVKFAASFLLLGLAFRLFYSDSIGLSVEPPPLADHETEPSSVPSFPPQTPPGPVDFPGNSSQTSQNVAVKCDIFTGDWVPDSSGPRYTNESCHVMESHQNCMKNGRPDSGYIYWRWKPTDCELRKFNPQRFLALMRNKSWAFVGDSISRNHVQSLICILSQVEQAVEVYHDKEYRSKRWHFPSYNFTLSVIWTPFLIGADIFEDMNGVSTSEIQLYLDKIDKTWTNQYNSFDYVVIGVGKWFLKTAIYHENNTVSGCHSCPGKNLTELGFEYSYRSALRVVFNFITRSDHKASVFFRTTTPDHFENGEWFSGGHCNRSVPFKEGEVDLKDVDNVMRNIELEEFEKAAKGSEEGVNLKLLDTTHLSLLRSDGHPGPYRQFQPFAKDKNAKVQNDCLHWCLPGPIDTWNDLVMELLVNGDKYR, encoded by the exons ATGTTGAAGGAGATGAGGTTTGAATCAAAGCCAGTATCGTCATTTCACAAACATAACCGTCTACTTGTGAAGTTTGCggcctcttttcttttgttgggtCTCGCTTTTCGACTCTTCTATTCTGATTCTATTGGATTATCAGTTGAGCCACCTCCTCTTGCAGACCACGAAACAGAGCCCTCCTCTGTTCCATCTTTTCCTCCTCAAACTCCTCCTGGTCCTGTCGATTTTCCTGGAAACAGCAGCCAAACATCTCAAAATG TGGCAGTAAAATGTGACATTTTTACTGGAGATTGGGTACCAGACTCATCAGGACCAAGATACACTAATGAAAGCTGCCATGTTATGGAATCTCAtcaaaattgtatgaagaatGGCCGCCCTGATTCAGGCTACATTTACTGGAGGTGGAAGCCAACAGACTGTGAGCTACGCAAGTTCAATCCACAGAGGTTTCTTGCTCTAATGAGGAACAAATCGTGGGCTTTCGTCGGCGATTCGATCTCGCGTAACCATGTGCAATCATTGATTTGCATCCTCTCTCAG GTGGAGCAAGCTGTTGAAGTATACCATGACAAAGAATACAGGTCTAAAAGATGGCATTTCCCATCTTACAACTTCACCCTTTCGGTAATTTGGACTCCGTTCCTCATTGGAGCAGATATTTTCGAAGACATGAATGGAGTTTCTACTTCTGAAATTCAGCTTTATCTTGACAAGATCGACAAgacatggaccaatcaatacaACAGCTTCGATTACGTGGTGATTGGCGTTGGCAAATGGTTCCTTAAGACCGCAATTTACCATGAGAACAACACAGTCAGCGGCTGCCATTCCTGCCCCGGAAAGAACTTAACCGAGTTAGGATTTGAGTACAGCTACCGCAGTGCTCTCCGTgtggttttcaatttcatcacgCGTTCAGATCATAAAGCGTCTGTATTCTTCAGAACCACCACGCCGGACCACTTTGAGAATGGAGAGTGGTTCAGTGGTGGGCATTGTAATAGGTCGGTGCCATTCAAAGAAGGTGAGGTTGATTTAAAAGATGTAGATAATGTAATGCGTAACATTGAGTTGGAAGAATTCGAGAAGGCTGCGAAAGGATCTGAAGAGGGGGTGAATTTGAAGCTACTGGACACAACCCATCTCTCATTGTTGAGATCTGATGGGCACCCAGGTCCGTACAGGCAATTCCAGCCAtttgccaaggataaaaatgCCAAAGTTCAGAATGATTGCTTACATTGGTGCCTACCTGGGCCAATAGATACTTGGAATGATTTGGTGATGGAATTGTTGGTCAATGGTGACAAATATCGATGA
- the LOC18784641 gene encoding hydroquinone glucosyltransferase, giving the protein MEENKYTTPHVVMVPSPGMGHLIPLVELAKLFVHHHNFTVTFIIPTIGSHLPKPQISILQSLPPQSTTYFFLPPISFDYLPQETKAETKITLAVTRSISSIRDVFQSLAENANLVALVVDIFGTDAFDVAHQFNVPPYLYFPSMTMGLILLLYMPKLDSLVSSEYRDLAEPVKLPGCTPICGRDFPEPFQDRRDEAYKLFLHHGKRVGLAEGIILNSFMELEPDPIKALQDDTELCRPPVYPIGPLIQTGSCGWAEPAGGLEYLRWLDDQPTGSVLFVSFGSGGTLSSEQLTELALGLEMSGTKFLWVVRSPNNKASNASFFSVHSQTDPLGCLPYGFVERTKRQGLSVPSWAPQTEVLGHGSVGGFLSHCGWNSILESIVNGVPLIAWPLYAEQKMNAIVLTEVLKVALRPKADENGIVGREEIARVVKELMEGEEGFRVRDQMNYWKEAAVKAKSEEGSSTKSLSELVIKWKKHKK; this is encoded by the coding sequence atggaagaaaacaaatacacAACACCTCATGTAGTCATGGTACCAAGTCCAGGCATGGGTCACCTTATCCCACTGGTTGAGCTAGCCAAGCTCTTTGTCCACCACCACAACTTCACCGTCACATTTATAATCCCAACAATTGGGTCTCATCTACccaaaccccaaatttccATTCTTCAGAGCCTACCTCCACAATCCACAACCTATTTCTTTCTCCCTCCAATTTCCTTTGATTACCTACCACAAGAAACCAAagcagaaacaaaaataacccTAGCTGTCACACGCTCGATTTCTTCGATTCGTGACGTGTTCCAGTCCTTAGCTGAAAATGCCAACTTGGTAGCATTGGTGGTTGATATTTTTGGCACGGACGCTTTTGATGTTGCACATCAGTTCAATGTGCCACCTTACTTATATTTTCCCTCGATGACTATGGGGTTAATTTTGTTACTTTATATGCCTAAGCTTGACAGCTTGGTCTCATCTGAATACAGAGACTTGGCTGAACCAGTGAAGTTACCTGGGTGCACACCAATTTGTGGTAGAGATTTTCCAGAGCCATTTCAGGACCGAAGAGATGAAGCATACAAATTGTTTCTTCACCATGGGAAAAGGGTTGGTTTGGCTGAGGGAATTATACTGAATAGCTTCATGGAATTGGAGCCAGATCCTATAAAGGCTTTGCAAGATGATACTGAGCTTTGTAGGCCACCGGTTTACCCAATTGGACCGCTTATACAGACCGGTTCATGTGGTTGGGCGGAACCGGCTGGTGGGTTAGAGTATTTAAGATGGTTGGATGATCAGCCGACTGGGTCTGTTTTGTTTGTGTCATTTGGGAGTGGAGGTACTCTCTCTTCTGAACAGCTCACTGAATTGGCATTAGGTCTTGAAATGAGTGGAACTAAATTTTTATGGGTCGTGAGAAGCCCAAATAACAAAGCTTCAAATGCATCATTTTTTAGTGTCCATAGCCAAACAGACCCTTTGGGGTGCCTCCCATATGGGTTTGTGGAGAGGACCAAAAGGCAAGGTCTTTCGGTGCCATCATGGGCACCACAAACTGAGGTCCTTGGCCACGGCTcagttggtgggtttttaagTCACTGTGGATGGAATTCAATCCTTGAGAGCATTGTGAATGGTGTGCCTCTGATTGCTTGGCCTTTGTATGCAGAGCAGAAAATGAATGCAATTGTGTTGACTGAGGTTTTAAAAGTGGCATTGAGGCCCAAAGCTGATGAAAATGGCATCGTGGGAAGGGAGGAGATTGCCAGGGTTGTGAAGGAACTAATGGAAGGGGAagaagggtttagggttcgtGATCAAATGAATTATTGGAAGGAAGCTGCTGTGAAGGCAAAGAGTGAAGAGGGTTCTTCTACAAAGTCACTATCTGAGTTAGTGATCAAGTGGAAGAAACACAAGAAGTAA